CTCCGGCGCCCCCGTGCGGGGCGGGCTGCTGTCGCGGTCCTCGGGGGAGGAGCGCCACCCGTACGCCGTGCTCGAGAGCGCCGACTTCGTGACCTACGGCATGCCGGGCAGCGAGGAGGTCGTCGACGCGGTCGTCGCCTCGATGGCCGAGGTCGCCGTGGAGCTGGTCCGGTGAGTGCGCTCGCGGCGGCGTGCGCGTGGGCCGTCGGGGCCGTGCTGCTCGCCTCCGGCCTGTCGCACACCCGGGCGCCCGGGTCGACGCGGGCCGCGCTGCAGGCCCACGGGACCCTGCCGGCCCCCACCCACCGGTGGCTCGCCCTCGGGCTGGGCCCCGTCGAGCTCGTGCTGGCCGTCGGCCTGCTCGCGGCCGGGGCGGGTCTGCTCGGCGGCCCGGGCGTCCGCGCCCTCGCCCTCGGTGCCGCCGCGCTCTGCCTGGGTTTCGCGGCCTACCTCCGGGTGGTGCGGCGGCGCACCCACGGGCAGGAGGTCCCCTGCGGCTGCGGGCTCGGCACCGCCCCGGTCACCGGCTGGAGCGTGCTGCGGGCCGGTCTGCTGGCCGCCTTCGCGCTCGTGACGCTGGCGCTGCCGACCGGCCCGTGGACCGCCGCCCCCGGCGCACCGGTCTGGGCCCAGGTCGTCGTGGCGGCCGGCGGCGGGCTGGCGCTCGCCGTGGCCACGGCCGCGCTGCCCGCCGCCCGGGCGGTCCCCGCCGGGCTCACCACCCTGACCGGGGCGGCGCGATGAGCTTCACCGCCTCCGCCCTCGTGCTCGCGTTCGTCGCCATCGCGCTCCTCGCCCTGGGGCTGGCCGGTCTGCTGCGGCAGGTCAGCCTGCTCACCCAGCAGCTCGAGGGCGGTGCGGCGGCACCGCACCGGGGCGCCGGCGCGCGCACCACCCGTGAGCTGGTGGGGTTCCGGGTGCCGGGGGACCTGGCCGCCGAGCTCGTCGACCCCGCCGCACGGCATACCCTCCTCGCCTTCGTCTCTCCCGGGTGCAGCTCGTGCTCCATCACCCTGCGGTCGCTCGCCGCGGACCCGCAGGTCGTGGACGGGTCGACGGCGCTGACCCTCGTGTCGGCGGGCTCCTGCGGCCCCGGTCTGCAGGACGCCGAAGGATCGGCGCGGCTGCACTGCCTGCCGCAGGGCCGGGCGGTGATGGACCGGCTGGCGGTCCCGGCCACCCCCTACCTCGCGCTGCTCGACGCCTCGGGCACCCTCCGGGCGGCGCTGCTGCCCGAGGAGGACACCGATCTCGGCGCCTGGCTGCGCCAGGTCGACTCGCCGCTCCGCCAGGTCGACTCGCCGCTCCGCCAGGTCGACTCGCCCCTTCACCAGGCCGCTGCACGACCGACGACGAGGGAGGACGGCCCGTCATGACCCGCTTCGAGGACCTGCCGGTGGCCGACACCGGACGCCTGCGTGACCGGCTGCGGGAGCGGCCCAGCCGTCGCGGTTTCCTGGCCCGGGTGCTGGGCGCGGGGACGGCGGTCGGTGTCGGGTCGCTGGCGCTGGTCAACCGGGGCGGCAGCCAGGTGCGGGCGCAGGCCGCCTACTTCCTGGACTACACCGACACCTCGACCGGGCCGTGCGCGACCTACGCCCGCGACCACACCGAGAACGGCATCCAGTGCGGCCCCTCGCCCATGTGCCGCGACGGGTCGTGCTGCTGGAAGTACCGCTCCGGGGCCGGCAACGTCGTGGCCTGGCACAAGAACGGGCCCGGGGTCGACCGCTACTACACCCACCGGCCGGACGACTGCTGGGGCGGCGTCTACGACTCCTGGCACTGGAAGTTCAGCGACGGCCGGACCTACCGCTGCTCCGACGGCTGGACCTGCTCCGGCTCGGGCTCCTGCGTCGCGACGATCTGCCCGTGGGCGATCTAGAGGACCCGGACCTGCCGGTCGTGGCCGACGCCGCGACCGGGGTCCCGCTGCGCCGCCGCTGGGCCGCCGACCCGTTGCCGCTGCTCCTGCTCCTCGGGGCCGGCGGCCTGGCCTGCCTGCTGCTGCTCCCGGTCGCGGGGCCGCTGTGGATCGTCCCGGCGCTCTTCGCGGTGACCGTCGCCGGGGTGGCGCTGTCCGGGTCTACCTGAGGCGTCAACAGCGCGTGGGCGCTGGTGGCCTCGGTCCGGGGCCGACAACGACAGCTCTCCCTCTGGGGAGCCTTCGCCGCCGGGACGACCCTGGGCGGTGCCGCCACCGGGCTGGGTCTCGGTGTCCTGGCCGGGCTGGTCAGCCCGGTGCCGCCGCAGGTGCGGCTGGTGCTGCTCGTGGTGCTCGTGGTGGCGCTCGTCCTGCTCGACGCGGTCACCCCGAGGCTCCCGCTGCCGCAGCGCTCGATCCTCATCCCCCAGGAGGTGTTCGCCCGGGGCATGGCGCGGGGCGGGCTGCGCTTCGGCCTGGAGTACGGCTGCGGGTGGCGGACGCTCGTGCCGTCCGCCGCGGCATACCTCGCCGCGGTGTTCGTCCTGCTCGTCGTGCCGCCGTGGTGGGTCGCCGTCGTCCTGGGTGCCGCCTTCGGCCTCTCCCGGTCCTGGGCGGTGCTCCTCTCCATCTGCCTGGGCTCACCCGGCTGGCAGGCCTTCCTGGCCGGGCACTCGCGCGTCCTGGAGCGCACCGGCAGCGCGCTCGCCGGGGTGCTGCTGCTCGCGGCGGCCTGGTCGCGGCTGGGCGGATAGGGTGGGAGGTATGGCGCGTCCCCACATCGCCGCCCAGCTCGAGGACTCCGTCCGACGGCGCACGAGCTCCAGCCTGCGTCGACGCGGCTGGCACGAGCGGTTGTTCGGCTACACCGGCTACGGCACGCCCGACCGGGGCCGGGTCTTCGCCCGGGTGCTGCTGTCGCGGCACGAGCCGGAGGAGTCGCGCACCGCGCTCACGCACGCGCAGGACTCGCTGCTCGACATCGCCCAGCGCGGCTGGCGGCTGTTCCTCACCGCGCCCGCCGTGGGGGTGACGGTCCACGTGCGGCTCGGGCAGGCGCATGCCACGGCCCGCACCGACCGCGGTGGCTACGTCGACGTCGAGCTGCCCCGGCACGGCCTCGGTCCGGGCTGGCAGGAGGCGCACCTCGACCTCGGCAACGGTGACTCGCTCACGGTGTCGGTGCTGGTCGTCGATCCGGCCGAGGGGGTCGGCCTGGTCAGCGACATCGACGACACGGTGATGGTGACCCACCTGCCTCGCATGTTCATCGCGGGGTGGAACACCTTCGTCCGCTCCGAGCAGGTGCGGCAGGCGGTGCCCGGCATGAGCGCGATGTACCGCGCCCTGCTCGCCGACGACCCGGGCATGCCGGTGTTCTACCTGTCGACCGGGGCGTGGAACACCGCGCCCGCCCTCACCCGCTTCCTGCGGCGCCACGACTTCCCGGTCGGTCCGATGCTGCTCACCGACTGGGGGCCGACCAACACCGGGTGGTTCCGGTCCGGGCAGGAGCACAAGGAGGCCGAGCTGCGGCGGCTGCGCGAGGACTTCCCCGGGATGCGCTGGATCCTCGTCGGTGACGACGGCCAGCACGACCCGGTGATCTACGGCGAGTTCGCCCAGGAGCACCCGGAGGCGGTCGAGGCGATCTGCCTGCGCGAGCTGACCCCCGCCGAGCAGGTCCTCTCCAGCGGTCTCCCGGTCGCGACCGACCAGCTGCTGGGCAAGCGCGTGCAGGTGCCGATGCTCAAGGCGTCCAACGGCTTCGGGCTGCACCAGCTCCTCGTCGGCGCCCGCAGCCGCACCCGGCCGGCGGAGGAGTCCTGATGCCCGAGCTGCCGGAGGTGCAGGCCCTCACGAACTTCCTGTCCGACCGGGTCACCGGGCGGGTCGTCACCGACACCGAGCTCGGGTCGATCGCCGTGCTCAAGACCTTCGACCCTCCGCCCTCCGCCCTCGTCGGGGCGCCGGTCGACGCGGTCCGCCGCCACGGCAAGTTCGTCGACCTCGACGTCGACGGCACCCACCTGGTCTTCCACCTGGCCCGGGCGGGATGGTTGAGGTGGTACGACGAGGTCCCCCGGACGCAGGTGCGGCCCGGGCGCAGCCCCATCGCCCTGCGGGTGCGGCTGGACGACGGCGCCGGCTTCGACCTCACCGAGGCAGGGACCAAGAAGGGCCTCGCGGCGTATGTCGTGACCGACCCGGCCCAGGTGCCCGGGGTGGCGACACTGGGCCCGGACCCGCTGGCCGACGACTTCGACGAGGCCGCGTTCGCCGCGCTGCTGCGAGGGCGGCGCACCCAGGTCAAGGGCGTGCTGCGGGACCAGTCCATCCTCGCCGGGGTCGGCAACGCCTACTCCGACGAGATCCTGCACGCGGCCCGGCTCTCGCCCTTCGCGCTGGCGGCCGGCCTGACCCCGGAGCAGGTCGGCGAGCTCTACCGGGCGCTGCGCACGACCCTGGAGGCGGCGGTGATGGCGGCCGAGGGCAAGCCCGCCGCCGCCCTGAAGGACGCCAAGCGTGCCGGCATGAACGTCCACGGCCGCACCGGGGAGGCCTGCCCGGTGTGCGGCGACACCGTGCGCGAGGTCTCCTTCGCCGACTCCTCGCTGCAGTACTGCCCCACCTGCCAGACCGGCGGCAAGCCCCTCGCCGACCGCCGCATGTCGCGCCTCCTGCGCTGACCGCTCCCCGGCCCGAGAGGGCGCGACTGCGCCGGGTGTGTCGTCCGACCGCCCTGCTCGGCGTCATGTCCGCTGCAGTCGCGCACCACCTCACGCGGGATCGGGCCGAGCGGGGCGCCCGGCCGCGCAGAGCGGGTCAGCGGGGGAGCGTGAACAGCTGTCCCCGCCAGCCGAAGGCACGGGCGGCGTCGACGTGGTCGCGGCGGTCGTCGGTGAAGGCGACCTCCGACGGCGCCACCGGGCGGCCCAGTCGACGTTCGACGGCGGCGTGCGCCGCGGCATACGCCTCGGGCTCGGGCGTGGCGCCCCTCGGCCCGGATGCGTGGCCCTGGAGGACAGCGAGGTGCTCGAGCCCGGCACGCTCCAGCTCGCTCGTGAGGCGGTCGCTGCCGTCGGTGAGCAGGACGACGGGTATGCCGTCCGCCGCCAGCGAGGCCAGCAGCTGCTCGACCGGGCCGAGGAGCGGCACCCCGTCGAGGTCGAGCACGGCCACGCCGGCACGTCGCAGGAACGCGGCGACCCGCCAGGGGCGGTCAGGCACGGGTTTGGCGGCGACGACGTCCACCTGCCGGATGCGCACCTCTCCACGCCGGCCGACGACGACCAGCTCGTCCTCGGTGGCGGCGAGCAGCTCGCCGATGGTGTCGGTCGCTCGCTCACCGTCCTCGACGAGGTGGCGCACCACCACCCGGGATCCGACCGTCAGGGGTCGTCGATGAGCGTCAGGCACGGGCACCCCACCGGACTCGCGAGGAGAGTATGCCTCTCTCTTGTCTCACGGTAAGAAACAGGAAGACTGGTGCAGAGCGGTCAGACGACCGTCGGCTCCTGGCCGTCGGACCCGCCGACCATGCTCTTGCCGGCCCGGCTCCACGCCTGCATGCCGCCCTCGACGTTGACGACGTCGAAACCCTGCTGCACGAGCCACTCCACGGCCCGTCCCGACCGCCCACCGCTGCGGCAGACGACCGGCAGCGACGTGGAGGTCTCGGGCAGCTCGTCGATGCGGGCGGGGATGTCGCCGAGGGGGAGGTGGACGGCGCCGGGTGCGTGGCCGGCCGCCCACTCCTCGGGCTCGCGGACGTCGATGACGACGGCGTCGTCCGCGACGTCGCTGACGGGGATGCTGGGGATGTCGCTCATGCCCTCACTATGGCACCGCCGGTCGTCGCGCGTCGCTAGGGGAACGCCGTGGCCAGGGTTAGAGTGGTCGGCGGCTGAGCACCGCACAGGGGTGATCGCCGCGCCACCGACTCGATGCTCCGGTCTGTGCCGGGAGGGGAACGACACCGTATGACCACCGCCACCTCTGGCGCGACAGCGTCACGCCTGCCCGCGCGCAGCCGCGACAAGCGCCCTGCGCTGGCCCTGCTGGCGCTCCTGCTGGTCCTCGTGGGGGCGCTCGGCAGCGCGCTGCTCGTCTACCGCACCGGCAACCGCGTGCAGGTCCTCGTCGCGGCCCAGACGATCCAGCAGGGGGCGGAGGTGACCGAGGACGACTTCAGCGTCGCCGAGATCGCCTTCGAGGACGGTGCCCAGGTGGTGAGCGCCGAGTCGCTGCCGCAGTTCGTCGGCTCGCAGGCGGTGAGCACCATCCCGCAGGGCAGCCTCGTCTCGGGCCAGATGTTCACCCCGTCCGAGCTGGCCGAGCCGGGGGTCCAGCAGGTCGGCGTGGTCGTGGCGTCCCCGGGGCGGCCGGCCGACGCGATGCGGGCCGGTGACATCGTGCGCGTCTTCGCCACGGCCCCCGAGTCGGCGGTGGCGGCCGCCGAGGACGCGGAGCAGCTGGTCGAGGCCGCCAAGGTGGTCGCGGTCGGTCCGGTCGTCGACACCAGCGACACCATCCACGTCACGCTGCTCCTGCCCGAGGACGCCGCGCCCGCCGTCGTCGCCGCGAGCGCGACCGGCACCGTGGCGCTGTCGTTGCTGCCGGCCGACACCACGCCGGTGGTCGACTGGCGCACGGAGTGAGCGCGACATGGCCCTGATCTCGTTCTTCAGCGCCAAGGGCGCACCCGGGGTCACGAGCACCGCGATGCTCGTGGCGGCCCTCTGGCCGCGCCCGACGCTGCTCGTCGACGCCGACGGCAACGGCGGTGACCTGCTCATGCGGCTCCCCTCGGAGTCGGGTCTGGCCCTGACCCAGCACCCGGGGCTGCTCACCCTGCTGCCGCTCGCCCGGCACGGCCTGTCCTCGGGCGTCGTCCTGGACCACTCGCAGGTGGCGCTCGGCGGCCAGCAGGTCCTCGTCGGCCTGGAGACCTCCGAGCAGGCCGAGGCGTCGGCCGCCCTGTGGCCGACGCTGGCCCGCGCCTTCCGCGAGGTGCCGGGCACCGACGTGGTCGTCGACGCCGGCCAGCTCGCGGCCCGCTCCGGCCAGCTCTCGCTGGTGCAGCGCAGCGACCTCGTCGTGGGCGTCGTACGGGCCGAGCCGGCCAGCGTCATGCACATGCGGGAGCGGCTGACGGTGCTGACGCAGACGTTCGCCGCCCTGGGGCCGGACGCCCCGAGGATCGGGCTGGTCGCGCTCTCGGGCGTCCAGCGCCAGGACGAGGCGTCCTCGGCGATCGCCACCGTGCGGGCGGACTTCCCGGACGTGCTGGACCTCGGCCAGGTCGCCCTCGACCCCCGCCCGGAGCGGATGTTCCACGGCGACCCGGTGTCGCGCCCGGAGCGGACCATGCTCGTGCGCTCGGGCCGCTCGCTGGTCGAGCGGCTCGTCGCCGCGCTCGGCCCTGCCGTGGTCCCCGTGGCGGCGACGGGTGAGGGTGCGGACGAGGACGCGAGGAGCGGGGAGACCACGGACCAGCCCGCCGCCCCCGGCACGGCGACGGAGCAGGAGGAGGCCGCCGACGGCATACCCGGGGGTGAGCCCGCCGAGGCCGCCGGTGCCGTCGACGAGCAGCAGGACGCGGCCCAGGGCGAGAGGCGCCTGCGCCGCGAGCGACCCAGGAAGAAGAGGTGGAGCCTGCGATGACCACGTCCTCGACCCCCCTGCTGGCGGGCGCGAGCCCCGAGCAGCAGGCGGAGATGAACCAGCTGGTCCGCACCCTGCGCTCGCAGGTCGCCGACCGGCTCAACCAGCAGCGCCGCCGCGACGAGGTCGCCGGCCGCTCGCCCATGAGCAGCGAGGACGAGCGGCACTTCGCCCGCTCCCTCATCGTCCAGGTCCTCGAGGACCACGCCACCCTCATGATCACCGAGGGACGGGTGCCGCCCACCGCGGAGGAGGAGGAGCGGGTCGCCGCGGCGATCCACGCCGCGCTCTTCGGCGTCGGCCGGCTGCAGCCGCTGCTGGAGGACCGCGAGGTCGAGAACATCGACATCAACGGCTGCGACCGGGTCTTCGTGGGGTACGCCGACGGTCACGAGGAGATCGCGCCCCCGGTCGCGGACAGCGACGAGGAGCTCATCGAGCTCATCCAGATCCTCGCGGCCAACGTGGGTCTGACCTCCCGACCCTTCGACTCGGCCAACCCGCAGCTGGACCTGCGGCTGCCGGACGGCTCCCGGCTATCGGCCGTCATGGGCGTCTGCCAGCGGCCGTCGCTGTCGATCCGCCGGGCCCGGCTCGGCCAGGTCAGCCTGGAGGACCTGCTGGCGACCCAGACCTTCAGCGAGGACGTCATGCGCTTCCTCAAGGCGGCGGTCGCGGCCCGCAAGAACATCATGATCGCGGGGGCCACCAACTCGGGAAAGACCACGATGCTGCGCGCGATGGCCGCGGAGATCCCGTCCGAGGAACGGCTCATCACCGTGGAGCGGGCGCTGGAGCTGGGGCTGGACAAGTTCGAGGACCAGCACCCCAACGTCGTCGCCTTCGAGGAGCGGCTGCCCAACTCCGAGGGTGTGGGCATGGTGACGATGGCCGAGCTGGTGCGCCGCAGCCTGCGGATGAACCCCTCACGGGTCATCGTCGGCGAGGTGCTGGGCGACGAGATCGTCACCATGCTCAACGCGATGAGCCAGGGCAACGACGGCTCCCTGTCGACGATCCACGCCAACTCCTCGATGGAGGTCTTCAACCGCATCGCGACGTATGCCCTGCAGGCGGAGGAGAACCTCCCGGTCGAGGCGACGCACATGCTCATCGCGGGCTCCATCAACTTCGTCGTCTTCATGCGCAAGAAGAACGAGCACGCGACCGGCGGTGGCCTCATGCGCGGGGTGCAGTCGATCCGGGAGGTCACCGGCGTCGACGGCCGGGTGCTCTCCTCGGAGGTCTTCGCGGCCGGACCGGACGGCGTGGCCCGGGCCAAGGCGCCCATCGAGTGCATCGACGACCTGGTGCCCTTCGGCTACACGCCGACGCCGGTCACCCGGTGGGACTGATGGGCCAGCTCTACACGCTGCTCCTGCCCATGGCGACCGGTGCGGTCGTCGGGCTGGGGCTCTACGTCGCCGTCCTCGCGGTGGTCGGCCTGCCCGAGCGCGACCCGTCCACGCCGCGGCGCTTCGAGAACGTCACGCTGGGCGGGGTCAGCCGTCGCCTCGTCGCCGGCGTCGTGGTCGGCCTGCTCGTGCTCCTGCTGACCCGCTGGGTGGTGGCCGCGGTCGGGATCGGGCTGCTCGCCGGGCTGTGGGACCAGCTCACCGGCGACTCCCGCGCCGAGACCGCCGGCATCAACAAGCTCGAGGCGCTGGCCACGTGGACCGAGTCGTTGCGCGACACCATCGCCGGGGCCGTCGGGCTGGAGCAGGCCATCCCCGCCACGGCCGTCAACGCCGGGCCCTCCATCCGGTCCTCGCTCAACCTCCTCGTCGACCGGCTGCGCATCCGCGAGCCGCTGTCGGAGGCCCTCATCGACTTCGCCGAGGACCTCGACGACCCCTCCGCCGACGTCATCTGCTCGGCGCTCGTGCTCAACGCGCGGCTGCGCGGGCCGGGCCTGCGCGACGTCCTGGGCGCGCTCGCGGTGTCCACCCGCGAGGAGCTGGACATGCGACGGCGCATCTCCGCCAGCCGGCGCTCCATCCGGCGCTCGGTGAAGATCATCGTCATCATCGTGCTGTCCGTCATGGGCGGCCTGGCGCTCTTCAACCGGGTCTACGTCGAGCCCTACTCCAGCCTGGCCGGCCAGGGCGTGCTGCTCGTCGTGGCGGGCCTGTTCGCCGGCGGCCTGCTCTGGATGCGCAAGCTGTCCGAGCCGCAGAAGCTCAGCCGCTTCCTCGTGGTCAACCGGGCGGCCCGGGCGCGGGACATGGAGCAGCTGCTCGACGACGTCCGGGAGGGCGCCCAGACCGGGCGCTCGGGCCGCGGGGGCCGACGGTGAGCGCCATGGTCTGGCCGATGCTGGCCGGGGGCCTCGTCGGCCTGGGCGTCTACCTCTTCATCCGCACCCTGCTGCGTCCCCGGCCCGGGGTGGCGACCCTCGTGGCCCGGATCGACGCGGGGTCGCGCTCGATGCAGACGCACACGCTCTCGGAGTACGACACGTCGTTCGCCGACATGAGCAGCCGTGGCCGCTCGGTCATGACGGGTCTCGCGGACCGCTTCGAGGTGCTGGCCGCCCAGCGTGGCTGGCAGATGAGCCGGCACCGCGCCGACCTCACGATCCTCAACCGCAGCGTCGGCGCCATGCTGGCGCTCAAGGTCGTGAGCGGCACGATGCTGCTCCTCGTGGGACCCCTGGTGTGGGGGGCGCTGCGGCTCGGTGGCCTGGACGTCGGCCCGTCCATGCCCCTCGGCCTGGGGCTCCTGCTGGGCCTGCTCGGCTTCTTCCTGCCCGACGTCTCGCTGCGGGCCGAGGCCGAGCAGCGGCGGCGGGAGTTCCGCCGGACGGTGGGGATCTTCCTCGACCTGGTCGCGATGAACCTCGCCGGCGGCCGGGGGCTCCCCGAGGCGCTCCTCGCGGCCTCCTCGGTGAGCGACCACTGGTCCGTGGTCCGCATCCGCCAGACCCTGGCCAACGCGCGGCTCTTCGGCACCACCCCCTGGGAGGCCCTCGGGCGGCTCGGCAAGGACATCGGTCTGGAGGAGCTGGAGAGCCTGTCCGGCGCGCTGGTCCTGGCCGCCGACGACGGGGCGAAGATCCGCCAGTCCCTGTCCGCCCGCGCCACGACCATGCGCCGCAAGGCGCTGTCCGAGGCCGAGGGCGACGAGGGGGAGCGCTCCCAGTCCATGCTCATCGCCCAGATGCTGCTCGTGGTGGCGTTCCTGGTCTACCTCGCCTATCCGGCCCTGGTCGCGCTCATGACCGAGCAGGCCATCTGAGGGAACCTTCCCCGGACTGGCGTCGTCTGGGTAGTTGTGCAACTATCCTGAGTTGCGACCCCGGCATTCCCGGGGTCATGACCATGACCGAGGGGTGTCCATGAAATCGATGAGAGCGTATGCGCTGCGTGTCCGGCGTGACCTGATCGCCCAGAAGGACCGGGGGGCGTCCGCGCTGGAGTGGGCCCTCATCGCGGCGGTCGTCGTCGTCGCGGCAGCGCTCATCGGGGCCGCCGTCTACAACGTCATCGCCACGCGGGCCGCCCAGGTCGAGTCCTGCGGCAACGTGGGTCCGGGCGGCACCTGCTGATGCCCCTCCGCCGTCGCCCGCAGGTGCGGACGCGGCGGGAGGTCGGCCGGGGCGTCGACCGCGGCAGCTCGGCGCTGGAGCTGGCGATCGTCGCGCCGGTCCTGCTCTCGCTGATCTTCTTCAGCCTGCAGGCGGCGTTCTTCTTCTACGGCCGGGCCGCCGCCACGCACGCCGCCAGGGAAGGGGTGTCCATGCTCCGGCTCGCCGAGGACCGCTCCGACTACGCCGCGCTGCAGCCCGACGCGCTGGCCCGCACCGAGCGCTTCGCCGCCAACGTCGGCGGGCCGGGCCTCGTGGATCCCGAGGTGGGCAGCACCTACGTCGAGGAGGGTGACGGCACCGCCCGGGTGACGGTGACGGTGAGCGGCCGGGTCATCACGCTCGTGCCGGGCCTGCGGCTCACCGCCACCGCCGACGCCTCCGGGACCGTGGAGCGCTTCCTCGAGCCCGAGCTCGCCCCCTGACCCGGCCCGCACCCGAGACCACCGACACCAGAGCACACCGAGACGAGGACGACATGGGACGGCATACCGCCACCCGGGAGCGCGGGTCCATCGCGCTCGAGTTCGCCTTCGCCGCGCCCATCGTGCTGCTCATGCTGGCCCTGGCCTGGACCTTCGGCCGGGTGGCCTGGGCCAACGGCCACCTCGAGGCCGGCACCCGCGACGCCGCCCGGGTCGCCACCCAGGCCCGCTCCCTGCCCGAGGCCCGCACCAGCGCGATGGCGGTCCTGCAGGAGAACACCCGGGCGATCGACGGGTGCCCGGCCAGCCTGACGGTGCAGATCACCGGCGACTTCGAGCCCGGCTCCACCCTGACGGTGCAGGCCAGCTGCAGCTACGCCCTGTCCGACATCGGTATGCCCGGCGCCCCGGGGCGGGTCTCCCCCTCATCCTCCTTCGCCTCGGTCGTGGACCAGTACCGCGGGGTCGACCCGTGAGGCGGCTCGTGCGCGTGCTGCGCTCCGGCGGGGAGCGCGGGTCCATCCTCCCGGTCATCCCGGTCGTGGCGCTCTCGTTGCTGCTCATCGCCGGGCTGGTCATCGACGCCTCCCGACAGCTCAACGCGCGCAGCCAGGCGGTCGCCTACGCCGAGGAGGCCGCGCGCGCCGGGGCGCAGGCCGTCGAGCCGGAGCCCCCCGCCACCCTGGACCCGCAGCAGGCGCGACGCAACGTCGGCGACTACTGCGCCCAGGTGCTGCGGCGCAGCGCGGTGACCAGCTGCGGCGTCACCGACATCGAGCCGGCGAGCGACAGCCCACGGCCCTACACGATGGTCGTGCGGGTGGAGACGCAGATCCCCACGACCCTGCTGGGCATGGTGGGCGTGCGCAGCCTCAGCGCCTCCGGTGTCGGGCGTGCCGAGCCCGTGGCCGGGGAGCTGCTCGACCCGCCGGCGCCGCCCGACCCGGAGCCGGACCCCGGGCCCGACCCCGAACCCGGACCGCCGCCCGACCCGGAGCCCGGACCCCCCGCCGACCCCGAGCCAGGACCGCCGGCCGACCCCGAGCCAGGACCCCCCGCACCGTGAGGACCAGGATGACGACGACGACCTCCCCGACGACGACGGACGGCGCCCGCGGTGGGCTGATGGCCGTCTGCTGCGCGCTGCCGCTCCTGCTGGGTGCGTGCGGCACCTCGGACGACGTGCCGCAGAGCTCGCCGACCGCCCTGTCCTCCGACGACGCGGCCCCGGCGACGGACGAGCCGACCACCGAGGAGCCGACGGCCACCTCCGCGGAGCCCACCGGGGAGGAGACCGACGAGGAGCCGCCCTCGGAGGGGGCCGAGGGCGAGGGCGCCGAGGACCGACCGGAGACGTGGGCCACCTTCACCGCGGAGCCACCGCCGCTCGTGGTCGAGGA
This genomic window from Serinicoccus chungangensis contains:
- a CDS encoding TadE/TadG family type IV pilus assembly protein yields the protein MPLRRRPQVRTRREVGRGVDRGSSALELAIVAPVLLSLIFFSLQAAFFFYGRAAATHAAREGVSMLRLAEDRSDYAALQPDALARTERFAANVGGPGLVDPEVGSTYVEEGDGTARVTVTVSGRVITLVPGLRLTATADASGTVERFLEPELAP
- a CDS encoding TadE/TadG family type IV pilus assembly protein; this translates as MGRHTATRERGSIALEFAFAAPIVLLMLALAWTFGRVAWANGHLEAGTRDAARVATQARSLPEARTSAMAVLQENTRAIDGCPASLTVQITGDFEPGSTLTVQASCSYALSDIGMPGAPGRVSPSSSFASVVDQYRGVDP
- a CDS encoding Tad domain-containing protein, with the protein product MRRLVRVLRSGGERGSILPVIPVVALSLLLIAGLVIDASRQLNARSQAVAYAEEAARAGAQAVEPEPPATLDPQQARRNVGDYCAQVLRRSAVTSCGVTDIEPASDSPRPYTMVVRVETQIPTTLLGMVGVRSLSASGVGRAEPVAGELLDPPAPPDPEPDPGPDPEPGPPPDPEPGPPADPEPGPPADPEPGPPAP